The genomic region ACGGATTGAGATTTGGTTTTCATATACCCTCCATCTGGTATGGTATAAATACTGCTTTATAGTTATTTTATTATACCAGTTGTACCTAGACAAAAAAAGACTTCCACATAGTCAACTTTCGATTGTTTGATTGTGACTTGTATTGGAAATCTCATTTTTTTATTCAATCACTTTTGTTTTACTGTAAGTTCGTTTAAGTTCAGTAAATGTAATAAGATATGCGAAACAGAATGTAATTATTAATATGACCATCGGAATCCATACAGTTGGATTCACCAATGGTATGATGACATAAATATTGGTCGCAATCGATTGATTGATAAAATGACCTGCTATTAATGCTGTTATGGTTGATAATCCCGTTGTAAAGATGGCTAAAAATGCATCTTGAATCAAAAATATAAAATTCATATCTTTGAATCTGGTTCCTAATGATCTCATGATTCGAATACTGGTTTCTTTGTTTACAACCATATTGTGTATGAACCCCACAAACGAAATCAGTGAGGTCAAAAGAAATACGATGCCCAATACCAATGATACTTGTAAAACCACATTTTTGAATTCTTTAATCATATGCAGTGAATAATCGAGTTTTGAGTTCACCCATACATTGGATTCACCCATAGTCGTTTGATAATCCAGTGCTTTCTTGTATCCATCATCTTTGACGGTAACAAAAAGTTGGTAGGCTACTTTATCTGCGCCATAGTTTCCAATGTTCTGGTCTAAATCGGCGATAAAATTTACCATGTCACTGCCAAAGAATAACGTTGTATGCAGACCAAATTTGAGATCATTTTCAAACATAAACTGATAAGTACTATTTTCAATGGTTTGATCTGGTAGTGTATAGTTCGTGTCTATGATGCCGACGATTGTAAAGGTATATTTGTGTAAATCATTGCCATCTATAAAATTGATATCCAATGTTCTTGAGTCGATGATACTTTGTAGTACGGTGTCATCATGATAGTTCGATTCATTTACCCAACCCATTTGATATGCAATATAATTGGTGATTACGACTTCAGTGGTTAAGCTATGATCGACGGGTAATCTACCAACCAATGATAGCCCAAATCCATTGACTTGAGTTAAGGATACATTGGTGTACCCTTGAATCACACCATCACTACCATTATCCAATATGGTTTGAGCAATCCCATCATTATATAAAGTGCCAATAATATTACTTTCATCAAAAAGTGATTTCAATTCGTTTTTATCTGTTAGTGTAAACATTAAATCGTTCATCACCAAGTCGGGTGAGGGCACTTTTTGAATCATGACATAAGTTACATTTTCGTTTTGAAATCCATTTTGCATGGCTGTAATCTCATTAAAGTTATAGATTGTTAAAGCCAATATGAATGAGGACAAGGTGAGAAAAAACGTCATTAGTGCGAAAATCATTCTTGAAAACTTATAAGTAAACCACTTATAGGCAAATTTAAAACTGACATTAAAAGGCAAGTGATACTTATGGATTATGTCATTATTTTTGGTGACTGTTTTCATAGGTAGTTCATGGATAACTTTATCTTCAATGATTTTTCCTTTTTCCAAATAAATGATTCGATCACCATATTTTTCAGCCAATTGAAGTTGATGTGAAACAATCACAACCAATCGGTTTTGGGATATATCTTTTAATAACGCCATGATATTATTGGCATTTTTTTCATCCAATGATCCTGTGGGTTCGTCGGCGATAATTACACTAGATTCTTTTAATAGTGCCCTTACAATCGCAACCCTTTGTCTTTCGCCACCACTTAGAAACTTTGGATAATCGGTTATACTCTCATTTAGATTCACTTTTCTCAACTGTTCTATGATTTCTTCAGTACTAACAATTTTTTGTTGGAGTTGCGTCGGTAATACGATATTTTCCTGTATGTTGAGCTCATCTATTAGATTTAGCCCTTGAAAAATGATGCCAATGTGTTGGTTTCGAAAAACATCCTGATTATTTTTACTAAGATTTGTAATATCCAAGTCATTGAATAAGACTCGACCACTGGTAGGGATATCTAGTAATCCTAGCATATTTAGTAATGTTGTTTTCCCACTACCACTATCGCCAACAATAAAAACCATACCAGTGTCTGGTAAGTTCATATGGATATGACTTAAAGCTGTTTTTTGATTTTTATAAACTTTGGTTACGTTCTCGAAATTGATCATTTATATTACCTATCATAACTTCTACGTCAATAAACTCATTCTTGGATATATTCATTATATAAAATATTTAAACTGATGTAAATGTTAACATTCAAATATTTTAAATATTCATTTTTAACCATAAAAGGCAAATTATACTATACTAAACTGGTATGGTTATAATAATGTTTTCTGGTTATTTTCTTATACCAGTTTTCCATCTAAAATGTTGTTATAGCACTTTCGGAGGTATTATCATGTCAAACGATCGTTATGTACTCAATAAAGCACTCGCTCAAATGTTAAAGGGCGGTGTCATTATGGACGTTATGAATGCTGATCAAGCAAAGATTGCAGAAAAAGCAGGGGCTGTTGCTGTGATGGCGTTAGAACGAATTCCAGCCGATATTCGCGCAGTCGGTGGGGTTTCTAGAATGAGTGACCCTAAATTGATTAAAGAAATTCAAGACGCAGTGACGATTCCAGTGATGGCGAAAGTCCGTATTGGACATTTTGTTGAAGCCCAAATCTTAGAAGCCTTAGAAATCGATTATATCGATGAATCTGAGGTCTTATCACCAGCGGATGATATTCATCACATTGATAAAAAAGCATTTCAAGTGCCTTTTGTCTGTGGGGCTAAGAACTTAGGTGAAGCCTTAAGACGCATCAGTGAAGGGGCTTCGATGATCCGTACCAAGGGTGAACCTGGTACAGGGGATGTCATTCAAGCGGTGAGACACATGCGTGAAATTCAAAAAGAAATCAGACGCATCCAATCTTTAAAGAAAGACGAACTCTATGTTTTACAAAAAGACTTAGGGGTATCGCTAGACTTAATCGAATATGTCCATGAATATGGCAAGCTCCCAGTCGTTCAGTTCGCAGCTGGTGGCGTCGCGACCCCAGCGGATGCGGCACTGATGATGCAACTGGGTGCGGAAGGCGTATTCGTGGGTTCTGGTATATTTAAATCTGGTAACCCAGAGAAACGTGCTCAAGCGATTGTTAAAGCCGTTACCAACTACAACAATCCAAAGATATTGGCTGAAATCTCCACCGATTTAGGTGAAGCCATGGTTGGAATCAATGAGTCTGAAATCGCCCTCTTAATGGCTGAACGAGGCAAGTAATGAGGATTGGTGTGCTTGCTTTACAAGGGGCTTTTATTGAGCATCAACAGATGTTGGATAGATTGGGAGTATCATCCTTTCAAATCCGAAACTTAACTGACTTGCAAGGCCCCATGGACGGTTTGATTCTGCCGGGGGGAGAATCAACCGCCATGGGTAAATTATTAAAAGACTTAAATCTCTATGAACCCATTAAAGAAAAAATCCAGCAAGGCTTACCCGTATTCGGGACCTGTGCTGGATTGATTTTACTGTCTAAATCGATTGATGATGATACAACCTCACATTTTGGATTACTCGATGTCCATACCAAACGAAATGCTTATGGCAGGCAATTGGGTAGTTTTCAAGTCAATCACCCATTTGATGGTAAAGTTATTCCGATGACATTCATCCGGGCACCTTATATCGATGCTTATGGTAAAGACTTCGAAGTCTTAGCTACCTATCAAGGTAAAGTGATTGCTGGAAGACAACACAATATGTTGGTCACTGCTTTTCATCCTGAACTCACCCTAGATACAACGGTTCATGCCTACTTTATATCAATGATGAATCATCTTGTGGTTTAGTATCAATCATAAAAATACGTTACGGGTGTAAAAGCAACCCTATATACCACAAGATTTTCATTATATACAGGTTCAAAATAATAGGTACCAGGCAATAAAGTGATTGTTTGATAATACCTATATACCGTCTTTTCATTGGTGAGTGCATTCACAATACCAATATCGATGCCATTTTGTCGACCATATAAATAATCAAAACTGATTCTAAATTCAATCTTTTGTTCAATAACAATCTTCATGATTTGTGCTTCGGTTGAAATCAGTGGCAACGAATATTCGCTGCTCATGATTTTCATCCGAGGATCATCATAATCTGTGGCGTGGTTTTCTAAAGGTAAATATGAAACTTTCAAATTACCTTCAATCACACCATTTTTATGATACATATATACGGTTTCACTACCATCTTCAATTAGAAGTTTATTTGTCTTTGATATAGCATATACATTGGTGAATGGTAACGCTTGTGTGTTTTCTAATATAACCAATGTCTTTTGGGTTGTGTTGAATTGTAAACCAATAAAATCATATGGACCTTCGATATCATAATGAATATTACCTGAGTTGAAAAATACACTGTCTATTTCTTGAAGTCCATTGTTTGTATAGTTTGTACGGATAATACGTGTTTCATATAAGAAGTTAATCAAGTTGTATTTGAATGACATGTCATAATAGCCATCTGACTTGATTTCGAAGAACGCACCTAAATAGTCACTATCATAATTGATGGGAATACCAAAGCGTCTTTGTGAAACTCGATTGTTATCATAAATATCATAGCTGATACCAGATGATAAGTTTTGTGGTGTATTCGTACTCACAAAATATATACCTGCTTCAAAATAGGCATTATAATAGGCAAATCCACCTTGGGATGAGCGAAAATAAATGGGATTAGCTAAATCGATGGTTTCTGGTAATTGAGAATTGGTTTGTCTGTATAGACGATGATCATTGAAGTCTCTAACAGTAAATTCGCCATAGTTCATGGTAAATGTAATCAATAATTCAATCTTTACAAGATCCAAATCGAATGCCATTTCAGTGATTTGGATCATTTGATCTTCTAAAATGGTAATGCTCAGTTTAGCTGGTACTTCATATAGTTCATCTAGATCAATGCCGGATTGTTGATAGATGGTTTCTATTTGAGCTAAATCATTATCCGATAACATGTCTTTAGCTTTCCCGTCAAATATGTACGCATCACCATCTCTTGAGATTTTAATACCATTTAAATCTAGTTTATTCTCCGTCATTGGACCATTGAACGTTTCATCCTCAGCAAGCTTTCTAGTTGTTAGATTGAAAAACTGAATGCCGTTGATGATATCTTCTCTATTCATGGTGTAACTATAAACGGTATCGCCAATCTTTTGTTGAACGAATGTTTGGTTATTTAGGGTATGTTCATAATACTCAATGTCTTTTTGGATTTTACCCTCAATCTTGACCCGGTCAATGGTTCTAGCCTGTCCAATATGAACGGTTGTTTTCGTTTCAGATGTGTAAGTGAATTGATTACTGCCACTTTCAAATGCATTGATTTCACTCTGAATTTCACTGGCTTTTAAAGCCGTTAAAACATCACATCCACTCAAAATAATTAACAGGAACATCGATAATACAAGAATTTTTTTCATGAGTTTAATCCCTTCGTACGTATGCTTTAGTTTTGCATCGAGTCATTATATTTAGATTATAACATCGATAATATATAAATACTAGCGATTTTTCAACTTTTCTTAGTATTCCACAAATTCGTTAATATCGAATAATTTGTATAAATATTTTCATTTTCGATCCACATTTTTCGGATGCAAATGAACAGTTATCTTATGACTATGAACATTGTTATCTACTATAACTAAATAGAATTCAAAAAAATTGTTTTTGATTTTAATATATTCACGATATAATACTCTTATAAAACTATGGGAGATGATTGAATTGAGAATCAATCGTACAGATAATACGCAAATGCGTCAACTTTGGGATAAGGGTGAAGCTGATCAAAAAGATAACGTAACCAATGATGAAAAAAGAAATCGCGGTTCTTATTTAGGTCTCTTATTGGGTATATTATTTGTCGTTGTTGTATTTGTTGTCGCACTTATATTTAGATAATACAAAGCCACTTTCGATAAGATTGTGGTTTTTTTCAAAGTTAAGGATTTTTATTTTTTGAAAACACACTTTCAAAATTGCAACAATTAACCGCGATTATAGAAAATAAAACCATCCAACTGTATCACTATTGCTTAGTAGTATTGGATGGTTCTTTTTTATGAGTTTATGATTATGTCACATTGATGCGTAATGCTCAAATCTTTGACATACCTTCGTTCATTTGGTATCCATTTTGTCATGAACTTCCAAAGGCGTTTAAACCCATTTCTCTTTAATATGTCTTTATACTGTTTGAATAATGGTTTATGATAAAACACCTTTAAATCATAGGACTGTCTCATATACGGGTGTAATACAAAAGCACCTTCAAATATATGAATGGGTTGGTGTGGTATTTCGATCATCGAAGCATGTTTGTGAGTCTTAAAATCAAAAGGTCGATATTGGATAGGTTGTTTTAACTCGACTGGTTTAAAGATGGTTTCTTTGATTTTTTCATAATCGATATTTGATCCATACTGTGATAAAGGTTGATTGGTATCCATCACCGGTTTTTTAAAGAAATCATCTGTGTGAAACACCTGAGCATTCAAAATCAAACCCAACTGATTAGCAAGTGTGGTTTTACCAGCACCTGCATAACCGTCAATCGCAACCCACAATTCATTTTTACTATCCAGTAATTCTTCGATTTTAGCCAATACTTTTAATAGGTTATATGTGTATCGATTAATCATTACAAAGTCCACTTTTTCCTTTGTTGGTTGGATGGACATGATAGAAGCTTCGACCAAGCGTGATAGTGTCTGTTTTGAAAGATAAAAATCACCTTTTTCGTGTATATTGAATCCAAAATGATGGTTTTTATGATACACCAGTGTAAAACCAAATTTATCCAATGCTGTGTTTGTTTTCATCACTTTTGCATTCCTCTCATTAACATAAAAAGGCTATATAGAGCCTTTTTCGTTTTATTTAAGTTTTCGCCTTTAGGCATTTTCTAACGCATCCAGTACATGTGTTTTCTTTAATGCGAAATACAAAACTGGGATTAAAACCAATTGGATTCCAATACCAGGTAATCCAGTGATAAATGCAGCCTTCACGAAGATATCTAGACTGAAATTAAGACCTGCCAGTGGGTAGAAAATGGCTGCCCCTAATCCCCATACTGCACGTCCCAAAAGCATCCCAACAATGAGGGCTACTACTGCGAATATATCTTTCTTTGGTAATAGTTTTTTTGTAAGACCAGCGAATAAACCATAAGCACCGATTTCAAAGGACATGACCAATGCTTGTGGGTATAGTGGCGGCATGCTTACCAATACACTTCTAAGGAGTGGGGTAACCAATCCAACCAATAGACCATATTTAGGTCCAAGGATTAAACCTGTGAATAAAGCAGGGATATGCATGAGTAAGAATACAGAACCCAACGCTGGGTTTGAAGCGGTTAAAAACGGTAATACAATCCCTAACGCAATCATCAAGCTCGATAATACCAAGGGATATAAAGGACTTTTTTGCATGAATTTCTCTCTTTCAATTTGTGATGTTAGAATCGATTCTTGTCAATCCACAAACCCAAAGCTGGGTTAGGGATGAAGAAAATCTCTTCACCATCACTCAAGGTATTCCAACCCGGTTCTAGCGTGGTTGGATCATATTTTTTCACGACTTCATCGTAATCAACTGCGTTAAAATGTACCCCTCGAACTTCTTCTTTGGTGATGTTTTTAACGGCGTAGGTGATGTTGAATCTGCCATCGGATGAACTATGGATTAAGTGTGCTGCCGCACCCATATTCTTTTGTAAATCTTCATTTTGTTTAAATAATTCTAGGACATTGAGACGCCCACAATACCCATACTTGCGAATGAGTTGATCGATGCGTTGGTCTTCACCAAACTTAGTGACACCCGCCGCTAAAACAATCAATTCTCCACCATCTTGGATAGCCATACGGGTACGATATACCGATTTATTGCCTAACCAAGTCGATTTGAATTCTTTCGGGTCTAGGTATACAACACACTTTTTAATCCCACGGTCTAAGAAATTGATGTTCTTTTGTTGAGAAACTTCAATCGCTGCTTCTAAGACCTTACGGGTATCCCCAATGAATAACCCATGGGTCTTGATGACATTTTTAGGTGCGGTGGTTACGGTTAAAACGAAGATGAGTGGTCTGTCTTTTAAGAAGTGTTCTAAGGCGTAATCGAGTAATTTACGGACAGGGGTAAAGTCTTTACCCATCATGCGTTCCATGCCGTATACAGCGCCAATCATGTGGGATTGGTTGATGGTGGTTTTACCGCCACACCCCACAAACACGTTTTTCGCGTGGTTCGCCATACCGATGACTTCATGAGGGACCACTTGACCAATCGAAACAATCAAATCATAATTTGGGTCCATGATGAGACGATTCACTTCCATCCCAACGCCTCGATCCCATAACCCATCGGTGATGGATGCGATATAATCGCCAGGGACCTCACCCACATGGACGATGTCTTCACGCCAGTTGTGGACAATGAATCTGTCATGAGGAATATCACCATACATTTCATCGAGTTCAGAAGAACTCATCGGTTCATGGGTACCTAAAGCTGGTAGAATGTCCACTTGAACGTGGTCTTTGAGTAGATGATAGTATAAGTTCGTAATCAATCCTGCATTGGAATGAAAACGGGTAAAATCGGGTGGAATCAACAATACTTTCTTTAAGGTTTTACCTTCAAGTGATTGTTTTAACCCTTTTAAAATGTCTTCTTTGGATAACCCTTCAGGGCTTTGTTCTCTAAAGAATAATTCCATAGTTATACACCAGAATAGGCGTTAAATCCGCCATCGACAGGGACGACCACACCAGTAACGAACGCCGATTGTTTTGGATCAATGAGCCAGAGTAACGTACCGATGAGTTCGCTTGGTTCACCAAAGCGTTTCATCGGTGTACTGCCAATGATTTTGAGGGAACGGTCACTTAAAGACCCATCTGGTTTAATCAATAGATTTTTGTTTTGTTCTGTCACGAAGAAGCCTGGTGCCAACGCATTGACACGGATGCCTTCTTTCGCGAAGTGTACAGCCATCCATTGGGTAAAATTGTTAATCGCTGCTTTGGCTGCGCTATAAGCAGGGATTTTGGTGAGTGGGTTAAAGGCACTCATCGATGAGATGTTTAGAATGCTACAACCTTTTCTACCAACCATGTCTTTACCAAACACTTGTGAAGGAATCAACGATCCCGTGAAGTTTAATCCAAACACATAGTTAAAACCATCTAAATCCATATTGAAAAAGTGTTTCGCCCCTTCGGTCTCTAAAGCTTGAGGGTTAAAATACTCATCGGATGTGGTTGCTTTAGGGTCATTCCCACCAGCACCATTGATCAAAATATCGACAGGTCCAAAGGTGTTTTTAATGAGTTGATGTGCCACTTCGATTGAACTTCTATTCAAAACGTCTGCGGATACTGCCAACGCTTGTTGACCTGAAGCTCTAATTTCGGAAGCGAGTTTTTCTGCTTTTTCTAAACTTCTGCCTAAAATAACAACTTTACCGCCTGCTTGTGCACAAGCTTTCGAAAATTCTGTGCCTAAGACACCTGCACCGCCGGTGACGACGATGACTTTATTGGATAAATCAAACTGTAAAGGATAGCTCATGGCATTTCTCCTATACGTTATAAGTCGTTGAGGATGTTTTACCACCACGACCGGTCCAGTTGGTATGGAAGAATTCGCCTCTTGGTTTGTCGGTTCTTTCATATGTATGGGCACCGAAGAAATCTCTTTGAGCTTGTAATAGGTTGGCTGGCAATTTATCGGTACGATACGAATCAAAATAGTTTAACGCTGCTGACATTGCAGGGGTAGGAATCCCATTCAATACAGCTGTTGAGATGACATTGCGCCAAGCACCCGTCATGTTTTCAACCACATCTTTAAAATAAGGGTCTAACAATAGGTTGGCTAGGTTAGGGTTTTGTTCAAACGCTTCTTTAATCTTACCTAAGAACACAGAACGGATGATACAGCCACCACGCCACATCAAAGCGATACCGCCATAATTTAAATTCCAGTTGTTGGTTTTCGCAGCCGCTTTCATCAAAGCGTAGCCTTGAGCATATGAAACAATCTTCGCTGCGTATAATGCTTTTTTAATGTCTTCAATGAAGGCTTGTTTGTCGCCTTTAAAGGAAACAGGTACCGCTTTAAATGCTTTAGAAGCGACCAAACGTTCTTCCTTCATCGAAGAAATGAAACGGGCATAAACGGCTTCTGTAATGAGGGTTAGAGGTACTGAATCTTCTAATGATTGTACGGCTGTCCATTTACCAGTCCCTTTTTGACCAGCGGTATCTAAAATTTTATCGATGAGTGGTTGTCCATCTTCATCTTTAAAGGAGAGGATTTCCCCTGTGATTTCAATCAAATAACTGTCTAGTTCTGTTTTATTCCAAGCTTTAAACACATCCGCCATTTCATCGGCAGACATGCTTAAGACGTTTCTCATCAAATGATACGCTTCGGTGATGAGTTGGATATCGCCATACTCAATCCCGTTATGGACCATCTTAACGAAGTGGCCTGCGCCATCTTCGCCCACCCAGTCACAGCAGACTGAACCATCCGCGACTTTGGCTGCGATGGCTTGGAATATTGGTTTGACGGTTGGCCATGCTTGAGGGGATCCCCCTGGCATGATGGAAGGTCCAAGTAACGCGCCTTCTTCACCACCAGATACACCTGTACCAATGTAATAGAACCCTTTAGATTCCACATATTTGGTTCTTCTAACGGTATCTGGATAGTGGGAGTTTCCACCATCGATGATGATATCGCCTGGTTCTAATAACGGTAACAATTGTTCAATGACTTGATCGACAGGGTCACCTGCTTTGATCATCATCATGACTTTTCTTGGTTTCTTTAGGGATTGGACCAATGTTTTTAAATCGTTGGTACCAATGATTGGTAAGCCTTTAGCACGGGTATTCAAGAATTCATCGACACGGCTTTGTTGACGTGCGTGAGCAGTGACTTGAAACCCCTTAGACGCCATATTTAAGACGAGGTTTTCCCCCATCACGGCGAGTCCAGTTAATCCAATATCTGATAATTTTTCCATGTTGTTCTCCTTTTAACGCTTCACTCGAGCGTTGCCTTCGTAGATACTCCAAATGACCTCTTCATCTGCAGGCAAACCGAAGTCCTCTACTACAGTTGTAACATAAGCACCGCTCGCCCAGGCGAAATGTGCACAGTTTTCTAAAGAAAATCCTTTTAATAGACCATATAAGAGGCCACCGACGAACCCGTCGCCACCACCAATGCGGTCTAAAACACGAATGCGTCTCGGTTCAACGACGACCCATTCTGACCCTTGGTTCAATATCGCACCCCAATAATGCTCATTCGCATCTTCCACTTGACGGAGTGTAGTTGCGTAAGTCGATGCGTTCGGGAATGCTTTCTTAACATTATCTATCAAGCCTTTAAAACTGTCAATTTGTTTTGAAATATCTTTCCCACCAGCTTCAGGTCCATGGACATCTAAAGCGAGCTGGAAGTCTTCTTCATTACCAATTAAAATATCGGTTAAAGAAGCGATTTCTTTAAAGACTTTGGATAGTTCTTCTTTTCTATTTTTCCAGAATGATGCACGGTAGTTTAA from Paracholeplasma manati harbors:
- a CDS encoding ECF transporter S component, translating into MQKSPLYPLVLSSLMIALGIVLPFLTASNPALGSVFLLMHIPALFTGLILGPKYGLLVGLVTPLLRSVLVSMPPLYPQALVMSFEIGAYGLFAGLTKKLLPKKDIFAVVALIVGMLLGRAVWGLGAAIFYPLAGLNFSLDIFVKAAFITGLPGIGIQLVLIPVLYFALKKTHVLDALENA
- a CDS encoding uridine kinase family protein; the protein is MKTNTALDKFGFTLVYHKNHHFGFNIHEKGDFYLSKQTLSRLVEASIMSIQPTKEKVDFVMINRYTYNLLKVLAKIEELLDSKNELWVAIDGYAGAGKTTLANQLGLILNAQVFHTDDFFKKPVMDTNQPLSQYGSNIDYEKIKETIFKPVELKQPIQYRPFDFKTHKHASMIEIPHQPIHIFEGAFVLHPYMRQSYDLKVFYHKPLFKQYKDILKRNGFKRLWKFMTKWIPNERRYVKDLSITHQCDIIINS
- a CDS encoding SDR family oxidoreductase, with product MSYPLQFDLSNKVIVVTGGAGVLGTEFSKACAQAGGKVVILGRSLEKAEKLASEIRASGQQALAVSADVLNRSSIEVAHQLIKNTFGPVDILINGAGGNDPKATTSDEYFNPQALETEGAKHFFNMDLDGFNYVFGLNFTGSLIPSQVFGKDMVGRKGCSILNISSMSAFNPLTKIPAYSAAKAAINNFTQWMAVHFAKEGIRVNALAPGFFVTEQNKNLLIKPDGSLSDRSLKIIGSTPMKRFGEPSELIGTLLWLIDPKQSAFVTGVVVPVDGGFNAYSGV
- the pdxS gene encoding pyridoxal 5'-phosphate synthase lyase subunit PdxS, with the protein product MSNDRYVLNKALAQMLKGGVIMDVMNADQAKIAEKAGAVAVMALERIPADIRAVGGVSRMSDPKLIKEIQDAVTIPVMAKVRIGHFVEAQILEALEIDYIDESEVLSPADDIHHIDKKAFQVPFVCGAKNLGEALRRISEGASMIRTKGEPGTGDVIQAVRHMREIQKEIRRIQSLKKDELYVLQKDLGVSLDLIEYVHEYGKLPVVQFAAGGVATPADAALMMQLGAEGVFVGSGIFKSGNPEKRAQAIVKAVTNYNNPKILAEISTDLGEAMVGINESEIALLMAERGK
- the pdxT gene encoding pyridoxal 5'-phosphate synthase glutaminase subunit PdxT, whose amino-acid sequence is MRIGVLALQGAFIEHQQMLDRLGVSSFQIRNLTDLQGPMDGLILPGGESTAMGKLLKDLNLYEPIKEKIQQGLPVFGTCAGLILLSKSIDDDTTSHFGLLDVHTKRNAYGRQLGSFQVNHPFDGKVIPMTFIRAPYIDAYGKDFEVLATYQGKVIAGRQHNMLVTAFHPELTLDTTVHAYFISMMNHLVV
- a CDS encoding lactate racemase domain-containing protein; the encoded protein is MELFFREQSPEGLSKEDILKGLKQSLEGKTLKKVLLIPPDFTRFHSNAGLITNLYYHLLKDHVQVDILPALGTHEPMSSSELDEMYGDIPHDRFIVHNWREDIVHVGEVPGDYIASITDGLWDRGVGMEVNRLIMDPNYDLIVSIGQVVPHEVIGMANHAKNVFVGCGGKTTINQSHMIGAVYGMERMMGKDFTPVRKLLDYALEHFLKDRPLIFVLTVTTAPKNVIKTHGLFIGDTRKVLEAAIEVSQQKNINFLDRGIKKCVVYLDPKEFKSTWLGNKSVYRTRMAIQDGGELIVLAAGVTKFGEDQRIDQLIRKYGYCGRLNVLELFKQNEDLQKNMGAAAHLIHSSSDGRFNITYAVKNITKEEVRGVHFNAVDYDEVVKKYDPTTLEPGWNTLSDGEEIFFIPNPALGLWIDKNRF
- a CDS encoding ABC transporter ATP-binding protein/permease, which gives rise to MINFENVTKVYKNQKTALSHIHMNLPDTGMVFIVGDSGSGKTTLLNMLGLLDIPTSGRVLFNDLDITNLSKNNQDVFRNQHIGIIFQGLNLIDELNIQENIVLPTQLQQKIVSTEEIIEQLRKVNLNESITDYPKFLSGGERQRVAIVRALLKESSVIIADEPTGSLDEKNANNIMALLKDISQNRLVVIVSHQLQLAEKYGDRIIYLEKGKIIEDKVIHELPMKTVTKNNDIIHKYHLPFNVSFKFAYKWFTYKFSRMIFALMTFFLTLSSFILALTIYNFNEITAMQNGFQNENVTYVMIQKVPSPDLVMNDLMFTLTDKNELKSLFDESNIIGTLYNDGIAQTILDNGSDGVIQGYTNVSLTQVNGFGLSLVGRLPVDHSLTTEVVITNYIAYQMGWVNESNYHDDTVLQSIIDSRTLDINFIDGNDLHKYTFTIVGIIDTNYTLPDQTIENSTYQFMFENDLKFGLHTTLFFGSDMVNFIADLDQNIGNYGADKVAYQLFVTVKDDGYKKALDYQTTMGESNVWVNSKLDYSLHMIKEFKNVVLQVSLVLGIVFLLTSLISFVGFIHNMVVNKETSIRIMRSLGTRFKDMNFIFLIQDAFLAIFTTGLSTITALIAGHFINQSIATNIYVIIPLVNPTVWIPMVILIITFCFAYLITFTELKRTYSKTKVIE
- the gnd gene encoding decarboxylating NADP(+)-dependent phosphogluconate dehydrogenase, coding for MEKLSDIGLTGLAVMGENLVLNMASKGFQVTAHARQQSRVDEFLNTRAKGLPIIGTNDLKTLVQSLKKPRKVMMMIKAGDPVDQVIEQLLPLLEPGDIIIDGGNSHYPDTVRRTKYVESKGFYYIGTGVSGGEEGALLGPSIMPGGSPQAWPTVKPIFQAIAAKVADGSVCCDWVGEDGAGHFVKMVHNGIEYGDIQLITEAYHLMRNVLSMSADEMADVFKAWNKTELDSYLIEITGEILSFKDEDGQPLIDKILDTAGQKGTGKWTAVQSLEDSVPLTLITEAVYARFISSMKEERLVASKAFKAVPVSFKGDKQAFIEDIKKALYAAKIVSYAQGYALMKAAAKTNNWNLNYGGIALMWRGGCIIRSVFLGKIKEAFEQNPNLANLLLDPYFKDVVENMTGAWRNVISTAVLNGIPTPAMSAALNYFDSYRTDKLPANLLQAQRDFFGAHTYERTDKPRGEFFHTNWTGRGGKTSSTTYNV